One stretch of Kwoniella pini CBS 10737 chromosome 3, complete sequence DNA includes these proteins:
- a CDS encoding cofilin, whose translation MSSGVQPTQECLEKFQELKTGKKLSYVIYGLTEDKKSITVLKSSEEKDFDAFVNELPEKECRWAVYDFEFTLPGGEGIRNKLVFVVWSPDDANVKNKMMFASSKDALRRRLEGIHIEIQATDFSEITKDAILEKALRR comes from the exons ATG TCTTCCGGTGTTCAACCT ACTCAAGAATGTCTTGAAAAATTTCAAGAATTAAAAACAGgtaaaaaattatcatatgTAATTTATGGACTTacagaagataaaaaatcaattactGTACTTAAATCAtctgaagaaaaagattttgacGCATTTGTAAatgaattacctgaaaaagAATGTAGATGGGCTgtatatgattttgaatttacttTACCTGGAGGTGAAGGTATTAGAAATAAATTGGTTTTCGTTGTTTG GTCCCCAGATGATGCTAACGTAAAAAACAAGATGATGTTTGCCTCTTCCAAAGATGCTCTTAGACGACGACTTGAAG GTATTCACattgaaattcaagctACCGACTTCTCGGAAATCACCAAAGATGCCA TTTTGGAAAAGGCCCTCAGAAGATAA
- a CDS encoding riboflavin synthase, alpha subunit: MFTGLIEHIATVSSIQDPSSSSSTSNSNEGFIITLNDSAAILDDCHIGDSICVNGACLTVIEFDKDSFKVNLAPETLNRTNLGELKIGDKVNTERAMSANSRYGGHSVQGHVDSTAKIISKKPDGDSIRYQFKLNDEQLNLLNYIIEKGYITIDGASLTITNVNENENSFGIMLIKHSQEKLILTNKKINDKVNIEVDITGKYLLGSISKIESIVDKLLEKKLQERGL; the protein is encoded by the exons ATGTTTACCGGTCTT ATCGAACACATAGCAACAGTCTCTTCAATCCAAGAtccctcttcttcttcttccacatcgaattcaaatgaaggaTTCATTATAACACTTAATGATTCAGCAGCTATATTAGATGATTGTCATATAGGAGATTCAATTTGTGTTAATGGAGCTTGTTTAACagtaattgaatttgataaagattcTTTTAAAGTAAATTTAGCACCTGAAACTTTAAATAGAACAAATCTTggtgaattaaaaattggaGATAAAGTAAATACTGAAAGAGCTATGAGTgcaaattcaagatatgGAGGACATTCTgttcaa GGACATGTAGATTCAACTGctaaaataatttcaaaaaaacCTGATGGAGATTCAATTAGAtatcaatttaaattaaatgatgaacaattaaatttattaaattatataattgaaaaaggttATATAACAATTGATGGTGCTTCTTTAACTATAACAAAtgtaaatgaaaatgaaaattcttttgGAATAATGTTAATTAAACATTCtcaagaaaaattaattttaacaaataaaaaaataaatgataaagtaaatattgaagttgatattaCTGGAAAATATTTATTAGGTAGTAtaagtaaaattgaatctattgttgataaattattagaaaaaaaattacaagaaagaggattgtaa